The following coding sequences are from one Paenibacillus sp. JDR-2 window:
- a CDS encoding Rrf2 family transcriptional regulator, with the protein MAQLKRFGFGVQALIVLASQTELLTSSEIAERIHCEPTALRKILSQLVEGGIIEVKQGRTGGYQLAKRPELVTLREVYKTVHEEEPPWDRMLDTTGNHHFGKKVNESFKQIMADISDQVYFVLGNYTISDLLD; encoded by the coding sequence ATGGCACAACTGAAACGGTTTGGATTTGGCGTACAGGCGTTAATCGTATTGGCTTCCCAGACAGAGCTGTTGACAAGCAGCGAAATTGCAGAACGGATTCATTGCGAGCCAACCGCTTTGCGCAAGATTTTGTCGCAGCTCGTGGAGGGCGGTATCATTGAAGTGAAGCAAGGGCGTACCGGCGGCTACCAGCTGGCTAAACGTCCGGAGCTCGTTACGCTCCGCGAGGTATATAAGACCGTGCATGAAGAGGAGCCTCCATGGGACCGCATGCTGGACACAACCGGGAATCATCATTTCGGCAAAAAAGTAAACGAATCTTTCAAGCAAATCATGGCGGATATCTCCGACCAGGTTTATTTTGTGCTGGGCAACTATACGATATCCGATTTATTGGATTAG
- the iolB gene encoding 5-deoxy-glucuronate isomerase — protein MSKLIVTPERASGPDGSVLSITPESAGWEYVGFEVLKLRKGQTVERQTEDQEVCLVLLSGLANVKAAGKEWSDIGRRMSVFEKIPPYSVYVPNGQSYGIEALTDLEVAVCSAPGYGNHEARLIAPEQVGTEVRGSGNIERLVQNILPEQEPADSLLVVEVFTPSGHWSSYPPHKHDRDNLPEESFLEETYYFKVDPGQGYAIQRVYTDERDLDETLVVKNGEAVLVPRGYHPVAAPPGYEVYYLNVMAGPRRVWKFHNDPDHQWILNSTAK, from the coding sequence ATGTCCAAGCTTATCGTCACTCCAGAGAGAGCATCGGGTCCGGACGGCTCCGTCCTGTCCATTACGCCTGAATCGGCTGGATGGGAATATGTCGGTTTTGAAGTTCTGAAATTGCGGAAGGGCCAGACCGTCGAGAGACAAACGGAAGACCAAGAAGTATGCCTGGTTCTGCTGAGCGGACTGGCGAACGTAAAGGCTGCCGGCAAGGAATGGAGCGATATCGGCCGACGGATGAGTGTTTTCGAGAAAATCCCTCCGTATTCGGTCTATGTCCCAAATGGCCAATCTTACGGAATCGAGGCCCTTACGGACTTGGAGGTTGCCGTCTGCTCCGCGCCCGGCTACGGAAACCATGAAGCGCGTCTGATCGCGCCTGAACAAGTAGGAACGGAAGTACGGGGCTCCGGCAATATCGAACGTCTTGTCCAGAATATTTTGCCGGAGCAGGAGCCGGCCGACAGCCTGCTTGTGGTTGAAGTGTTTACGCCAAGCGGCCACTGGTCCAGTTATCCGCCTCACAAGCATGACCGGGATAACCTTCCGGAGGAATCGTTTCTGGAGGAAACCTATTATTTCAAGGTAGATCCCGGACAAGGATACGCGATTCAGCGTGTCTATACGGATGAAAGGGATCTGGATGAGACGCTGGTCGTGAAGAACGGCGAAGCCGTGCTTGTTCCGCGAGGCTATCATCCGGTTGCGGCACCTCCCGGCTATGAAGTCTATTACCTGAATGTCATGGCGGGACCGCGCCGTGTATGGAAATTCCACAATGATCCCGATCATCAATGGATATTGAACTCTACGGCCAAGTAA
- a CDS encoding LacI family DNA-binding transcriptional regulator produces the protein MKATIYDVAKEAGVSIATVSNAINGKGNVSKKRREQIFKIMEQMNYQPNVNASALMGKKTYTLGLLIPDISNPFFSEIARAIEDQAHQLGYSVIMCSTDNKDERVERYIALLEQKNVDGILIGTGVDNLDILTNLQARKIPIVMISREASALEVDTVVADDYVGGLMAAQHLAEMGHTRIAILSEQLKVSSARERIRGFKQGLRDRQISFNDRNLVICDYMVEEGRRGAGELLGREDRPTAIFCCNDVLAIGALQEARSLGIKVPEELSIVGFDDTILATVVDPPLTTVAQPIASMAKQAFQLMISNLDEAEPVKKRIVLRPEIHIRQSTAKAKS, from the coding sequence ATGAAAGCAACCATATACGATGTGGCCAAAGAAGCAGGGGTCTCGATTGCCACTGTCTCCAATGCCATTAACGGAAAAGGCAATGTCAGCAAGAAAAGACGGGAACAAATCTTTAAAATAATGGAGCAGATGAATTACCAGCCGAACGTAAATGCTTCCGCCCTGATGGGGAAGAAGACCTACACGCTGGGATTGCTTATACCGGATATATCCAACCCGTTCTTCTCCGAGATCGCGCGGGCTATCGAAGATCAAGCGCATCAATTGGGCTACAGCGTGATCATGTGCAGCACGGACAATAAAGACGAGAGGGTAGAACGTTATATTGCCCTGCTGGAGCAAAAGAACGTCGACGGCATCCTGATTGGAACAGGGGTAGACAATCTGGACATCCTGACCAACCTGCAAGCCAGAAAAATTCCGATTGTGATGATCTCGCGTGAAGCGTCAGCTCTGGAAGTAGATACGGTTGTAGCCGACGATTACGTTGGCGGGTTGATGGCTGCGCAGCATTTGGCGGAGATGGGACATACCCGAATCGCCATCTTGTCCGAGCAATTGAAGGTAAGCAGCGCCCGGGAAAGGATCCGCGGCTTCAAGCAAGGGCTGCGGGACCGGCAGATTTCATTCAACGATCGCAATCTCGTCATCTGCGATTACATGGTAGAGGAAGGACGCCGCGGCGCCGGCGAGCTGCTGGGCCGCGAGGATCGTCCAACGGCGATATTCTGCTGTAACGACGTGCTTGCAATCGGGGCGTTACAGGAAGCGAGGAGTCTCGGGATCAAGGTGCCCGAGGAGCTGTCGATTGTAGGCTTTGACGATACAATCTTGGCAACTGTCGTAGATCCGCCGCTTACTACGGTGGCACAGCCGATTGCCAGCATGGCGAAGCAGGCGTTCCAATTGATGATCTCCAATCTGGACGAAGCCGAGCCGGTCAAAAAAAGAATCGTGCTGCGGCCGGAAATCCATATCCGTCAATCGACGGCAAAAGCAAAGAGCTGA
- a CDS encoding MBL fold metallo-hydrolase, whose product MKIKWYGQSSFLLTTDEGTRILIDPYGRLLGYRMPKNIESDIVIVTHDHKDHNQIQVASGEYMLVNQPRPYVKKDVSITGIPTFHDKVGGKKRGPNIVYVIKAGDLTVCHSGDLGHLLTAEQIAQIGKIDILMVPAGGKMTLNGTDAAAVMNQLEPAITIPMHYRTKALGLPGKLLFDKVETFISAAGKPSREAKELDVKKESLKDYAGIVTFLYD is encoded by the coding sequence ATGAAAATCAAATGGTATGGCCAATCTTCATTCTTGCTGACAACAGACGAAGGCACGCGGATCTTGATCGATCCTTACGGACGTCTGCTTGGTTACAGGATGCCCAAAAACATTGAGTCCGACATCGTTATCGTCACGCATGATCATAAGGACCATAACCAGATTCAAGTGGCTTCCGGCGAATACATGCTGGTCAATCAGCCTAGACCATACGTGAAAAAGGATGTGTCCATCACAGGCATTCCGACCTTCCACGACAAAGTAGGCGGCAAGAAAAGAGGCCCGAATATCGTTTATGTGATTAAGGCTGGGGACCTGACGGTATGTCATAGCGGTGACCTGGGACATCTCCTGACAGCGGAGCAAATCGCGCAAATCGGGAAAATAGATATTCTGATGGTTCCGGCTGGAGGGAAAATGACCTTAAACGGTACGGATGCCGCGGCGGTTATGAATCAGCTCGAGCCTGCCATTACGATTCCGATGCATTACCGGACCAAGGCGCTTGGACTGCCCGGCAAGTTATTGTTCGATAAAGTGGAAACTTTTATCTCGGCAGCCGGCAAACCAAGCCGGGAAGCGAAGGAGCTTGACGTGAAGAAAGAATCGCTGAAGGATTATGCAGGCATCGTTACTTTCCTGTATGATTAA
- a CDS encoding NAD-dependent epimerase/dehydratase family protein: MKIMVAGAAGVVGRLLLPMLTEAGHEVTGLTRSASKLEQIKQSGAAAAIADVYDRDRLFELLKDYRPDVVIHQLTALSEWNLAENARIRIEGTRNLVDAALAAKVQRMIVQSISWAYEPGESVATEKDELDEGAPLPRKISVDGVIAMERAAAEMPHSVILRYGALYGPGTFYDHESGMFAGQVKLGNVPATDGRTSFLHIEDAARAALQALDWPAGPVNIVDDEPAEGKVWLPLYAKSLGAPGPVAQDGMNRGERGASNEKAKQQYGWMPKYPSWRDQLLRT; encoded by the coding sequence ATGAAAATTATGGTTGCCGGAGCTGCCGGCGTTGTCGGACGTTTGCTGCTGCCCATGCTGACCGAAGCAGGGCACGAGGTAACGGGATTGACCAGAAGTGCTTCAAAGCTGGAGCAAATTAAGCAGTCGGGAGCAGCAGCCGCTATTGCCGATGTATACGACCGGGATAGACTATTTGAGCTGCTTAAGGATTATCGCCCGGATGTTGTCATTCATCAGTTGACCGCTTTAAGCGAATGGAACCTGGCTGAAAATGCGAGAATCCGCATAGAGGGGACTCGTAACCTGGTTGATGCAGCCTTGGCTGCCAAGGTGCAGCGAATGATTGTGCAGAGCATTTCGTGGGCTTACGAGCCCGGGGAATCGGTCGCAACCGAAAAGGATGAACTGGATGAAGGAGCGCCGTTGCCGCGAAAAATTTCGGTGGACGGTGTCATTGCGATGGAGCGGGCAGCAGCGGAAATGCCGCATTCCGTTATTTTGCGGTACGGGGCTTTGTATGGACCAGGTACGTTTTATGATCATGAGAGCGGGATGTTTGCCGGGCAGGTGAAGCTGGGCAACGTTCCGGCAACCGATGGCCGAACCTCGTTCCTTCATATCGAGGACGCTGCCCGCGCCGCCCTTCAGGCGCTTGATTGGCCGGCTGGCCCCGTAAATATCGTGGATGATGAACCGGCGGAAGGGAAGGTCTGGCTGCCGTTATATGCCAAGTCGCTTGGCGCGCCGGGGCCGGTTGCGCAGGATGGCATGAACCGCGGCGAGCGGGGGGCCTCGAACGAAAAGGCTAAACAGCAATACGGATGGATGCCTAAATACCCGTCTTGGCGGGATCAATTGTTAAGGACTTGA
- a CDS encoding CoA-acylating methylmalonate-semialdehyde dehydrogenase translates to MTQQLKNWIGGQWVEAAATQSEPVYNPATEEVLANVPLSTKEDVDLAVRTAAEAFKTWSRTPVPKRARILFKYQQLLVDNWDELAKLVTLENGKSYGEAYGEVLRGIECVEFAAGAPNLMMGKQLPDIATNLESGMYRYPIGVVGGITPFNFPMMVPCWMFPLAIACGNTFVLKPSERTPLLANRLAELLQEAGLPEGVFNIVHGAHDVVNGMLEHRAIKAISFVGSQPVAEYVYKTASAHGKRVQALAGAKNHSIVMPDADLNLTVKEIVNAAFGSAGERCMACSVVVAVGEVGDTLVGKLKEAADNITIGNGMEDGVFLGPVIRGPHKERTLKYIDIGEKEGALLIRDGRKDAASDGQGYFVGPTIFDKVQCEMKIWEDEIFAPVLSIVRVDTLDEAIELANRSEFANGACLFTQSGASMRQFRETIDAGMLGVNLGVPAPMAFFPFSGWKKSFYGDLHANGTDGVEFFTRKKMVTTRW, encoded by the coding sequence ATGACACAACAATTAAAAAACTGGATCGGCGGTCAGTGGGTAGAAGCTGCAGCAACGCAAAGCGAGCCCGTCTACAACCCGGCTACCGAAGAAGTTCTAGCAAACGTTCCTTTGTCTACGAAAGAAGACGTTGATCTGGCCGTACGCACGGCTGCCGAAGCATTCAAAACTTGGAGCCGCACGCCGGTGCCAAAGAGAGCGCGTATTCTTTTCAAATATCAGCAGCTTCTTGTAGACAACTGGGATGAGCTTGCGAAGCTGGTAACGCTGGAGAACGGCAAAAGCTACGGCGAAGCTTACGGCGAGGTGCTTCGGGGGATCGAATGCGTGGAGTTTGCAGCCGGCGCGCCAAACCTGATGATGGGCAAACAGCTTCCCGACATCGCAACCAACCTGGAATCCGGAATGTACCGCTACCCGATTGGCGTTGTTGGCGGCATTACGCCGTTCAACTTCCCGATGATGGTGCCTTGCTGGATGTTCCCGCTTGCGATTGCCTGCGGCAATACCTTTGTTCTGAAGCCTTCGGAGCGTACGCCGCTTCTGGCTAACCGTCTGGCTGAGCTTCTGCAGGAAGCTGGACTTCCCGAAGGCGTGTTTAATATCGTTCACGGCGCTCACGATGTCGTAAACGGCATGCTGGAGCATAGGGCGATTAAGGCGATTTCGTTCGTTGGCTCCCAGCCTGTAGCCGAATATGTGTACAAAACGGCTTCGGCACACGGGAAACGCGTCCAGGCGCTTGCCGGCGCGAAAAACCATTCGATCGTTATGCCGGATGCGGATCTGAATCTGACGGTAAAAGAAATCGTAAACGCGGCCTTTGGCTCCGCGGGCGAGCGCTGCATGGCGTGCTCCGTCGTTGTGGCCGTAGGCGAGGTTGGCGACACGCTTGTCGGCAAGCTTAAGGAAGCTGCGGACAACATTACGATCGGCAACGGCATGGAAGACGGCGTGTTTCTTGGTCCCGTTATTCGCGGTCCTCATAAGGAACGCACGCTCAAATATATCGACATCGGCGAGAAGGAAGGCGCTTTGCTGATCCGCGACGGTCGGAAGGATGCGGCTTCAGACGGTCAAGGCTACTTTGTTGGCCCAACAATCTTTGACAAGGTGCAATGCGAGATGAAAATTTGGGAGGACGAAATTTTCGCTCCCGTCCTGTCGATTGTACGCGTAGACACGCTGGACGAAGCGATCGAGCTGGCTAACCGTTCCGAATTCGCGAATGGCGCTTGCCTATTCACGCAAAGCGGGGCGTCGATGCGCCAATTCCGCGAAACGATTGATGCAGGCATGCTTGGCGTTAACCTGGGCGTACCGGCTCCAATGGCCTTCTTCCCGTTCTCGGGCTGGAAGAAATCGTTCTACGGCGACCTGCACGCAAACGGCACCGACGGCGTCGAGTTCTTCACGCGCAAGAAAATGGTCACAACACGCTGGTAA
- a CDS encoding AbrB family transcriptional regulator yields the protein MGRQARSEANGFKFLITLATAVGGGIIFHLLNTPIPWLLGPMIAVLIGTNVWKGKYRWPGQIRNSGMIIVGYTIGLSMTGTALKEMGEQLPTMCLMTVILLLLCGGIAFVVSKLSDTDFKTALLGSVPGGLSQVLALAEETKGVNLTVVTVTQVVRLMIIVIGIPLLVFSPIFGQVHDAAAAAMPIVAKHDNWAALFPNILIFAPVCVICAIAGNRIKFPTAFLLGPAIATAVLQGIGLHGPSLPSTLTSAAQLMIGTYVGLLLKPGKLRRKVRTFSFAIGSGLVLMLCAWGLSELMTLLHPVSRSTALLSLAPGGMDQMGILAHEINADLSMVSGYQLFRTFFIFFAVPPLLRLLFRIKLKSPRAEQPQ from the coding sequence ATGGGCAGGCAAGCAAGATCGGAAGCAAACGGATTTAAATTTTTGATAACTCTCGCAACCGCCGTTGGCGGAGGGATTATTTTTCACCTATTGAATACCCCGATACCGTGGCTGCTAGGCCCCATGATTGCGGTGTTAATCGGAACGAACGTATGGAAAGGCAAGTATAGATGGCCCGGTCAAATCCGTAATTCCGGCATGATTATCGTCGGGTACACCATCGGTTTGTCCATGACGGGAACGGCGCTGAAAGAGATGGGCGAGCAGCTGCCGACGATGTGTCTGATGACCGTTATATTGCTGCTTTTATGCGGCGGAATTGCCTTTGTGGTGTCGAAGCTGTCGGATACGGATTTCAAGACCGCCTTGCTTGGCAGTGTACCCGGCGGTTTGTCGCAGGTGCTTGCGCTTGCCGAGGAGACCAAAGGCGTAAATTTGACGGTTGTCACGGTGACGCAAGTCGTCCGGCTGATGATTATTGTCATAGGGATTCCGTTGCTCGTATTTAGCCCTATCTTCGGGCAGGTGCATGACGCAGCGGCTGCAGCCATGCCGATCGTGGCCAAGCATGACAACTGGGCGGCATTATTTCCGAACATTCTGATCTTCGCTCCGGTATGCGTCATTTGTGCGATTGCAGGCAACCGGATCAAATTTCCGACGGCCTTTCTGCTTGGACCCGCGATTGCTACGGCTGTTCTGCAAGGCATCGGGCTTCACGGTCCATCGCTTCCGTCGACGTTAACAAGCGCCGCCCAGCTTATGATCGGTACTTACGTGGGTCTGCTGCTTAAGCCTGGCAAGCTTCGGCGGAAGGTTAGGACGTTTTCTTTTGCCATAGGAAGCGGTCTGGTGTTAATGCTCTGCGCATGGGGGCTTAGCGAGCTGATGACCTTGCTTCATCCGGTATCGCGGTCCACCGCGTTATTGAGTCTAGCGCCAGGCGGGATGGATCAGATGGGGATTCTCGCCCATGAGATTAACGCGGATCTGTCCATGGTATCCGGTTATCAATTATTCCGCACTTTCTTTATTTTCTTCGCGGTACCGCCGCTGCTGCGATTGTTATTCCGGATCAAGCTGAAAAGCCCGCGCGCGGAGCAGCCGCAATAA
- a CDS encoding PLP-dependent aminotransferase family protein: MWRPDRNDKKPLYQQIADYLEQRISLGELPPGSHLPSERKLAEQLGVNRSTIVQAYENLRASGMIESLTGSGTRVCGHLWGMDPAPNWSRYVEGGSFLPNLPFMRRIREAVQSGEPFINFANGELAPELSPNEEIAAIMRTQPFHEPLGYGDPQGYVPLRLAITGFLQEQRGIQATDDSILVTSGSQQSLYLITQCLLNPGDAIAIENPSYCYSLPMFQSAGIRLFGLTVNEDGVDPEEIRALYKQHRIRMVFLNPNFQNPTGMVMSAKRREEILSCCEQLGIPIVEDDPFSLTSYDDAAPPPIKAIDRNGSVLYIGSLSKVAASGLRIGWMAAPHTVIQRLSDARQQMDFGLSMFPQWIATHLLESASLTPHLERLRDSLRLRRDMMAEALQTKLGNEVSFHLPQGGLNLWCKINRNIKDYRLLTNGIKHGVLFIPGSVFGTEPGFVRLSYARSSVDEIVTGIDKFALALRETMFD, from the coding sequence ATGTGGAGACCGGACAGAAATGATAAAAAACCGTTGTATCAACAAATCGCGGACTACCTGGAGCAAAGAATTTCGTTAGGAGAGCTGCCTCCCGGCAGCCACCTGCCTTCCGAACGCAAGCTGGCCGAGCAATTGGGCGTTAACCGGAGCACCATTGTCCAAGCCTATGAGAATCTACGCGCTTCCGGAATGATCGAAAGCTTGACGGGGAGCGGCACCCGCGTCTGCGGGCATCTATGGGGAATGGATCCCGCGCCGAATTGGAGCCGATACGTGGAGGGCGGTTCGTTCCTGCCTAATTTGCCTTTCATGCGGAGAATCCGTGAAGCGGTTCAAAGCGGAGAGCCGTTTATTAACTTCGCAAACGGTGAACTAGCTCCCGAACTTTCGCCTAACGAAGAGATCGCGGCGATCATGCGGACTCAGCCGTTTCATGAGCCGCTCGGATACGGAGATCCTCAAGGTTATGTCCCGCTCCGCTTGGCAATAACCGGCTTTCTTCAAGAGCAGCGCGGCATTCAGGCCACCGATGATTCCATTCTGGTTACATCGGGCTCGCAGCAATCCTTGTACCTCATCACGCAATGCCTGCTGAATCCGGGTGATGCCATTGCGATAGAAAACCCGTCGTATTGCTACTCCCTGCCCATGTTCCAATCGGCGGGCATCCGCTTGTTCGGATTAACGGTTAATGAAGATGGGGTTGACCCGGAGGAAATCCGGGCTCTATATAAGCAGCACCGGATCCGCATGGTATTTCTCAATCCGAATTTTCAGAATCCGACCGGAATGGTCATGAGCGCCAAGCGGAGAGAAGAGATTTTGAGTTGCTGTGAACAGCTCGGAATACCTATCGTTGAGGATGATCCGTTCAGCTTGACCTCCTACGATGACGCCGCTCCTCCTCCTATCAAGGCCATAGACCGGAACGGAAGCGTGTTATATATCGGATCCTTATCGAAGGTAGCGGCTTCCGGCCTTCGGATCGGCTGGATGGCAGCGCCTCATACGGTTATCCAGCGTCTGTCGGATGCACGGCAGCAGATGGATTTTGGCCTTAGCATGTTCCCGCAATGGATAGCAACGCATTTGCTCGAGTCCGCTTCGCTTACTCCGCATCTGGAACGGCTGAGGGATTCGCTTCGTCTTAGGCGCGACATGATGGCGGAGGCGCTGCAGACGAAGCTTGGGAACGAGGTCTCCTTCCATTTACCCCAAGGCGGGTTAAATCTCTGGTGTAAAATCAATCGGAATATCAAAGATTACCGCCTGCTTACTAATGGGATCAAACATGGCGTATTGTTCATTCCGGGCAGCGTGTTCGGCACTGAGCCGGGATTTGTGCGATTATCCTATGCCCGTTCTTCCGTGGACGAAATTGTGACGGGGATTGATAAATTTGCCCTGGCGTTGCGAGAGACGATGTTTGATTAA
- the iolG gene encoding inositol 2-dehydrogenase yields MSKVKIGIIGAGRIGKIHAENLLKHPEVEIVGVSDLFAGPELEAWAAAKGIGLLSKDSDAIIGHPDIDAIFICSSTDTHVPLIKQAAQAGKHIFCEKPVSMSVLETAEAIKAVKEAGVKLQIGFNRRFDHNFKRVREHVEAGTIGDLHIVKITSRDPNPPSKEYIKVSGGLFMDMAIHDFDIARFVSGSEVVEVFAQGSVLVDPVFEECGDIDTAIVTLKFANGALGVIDNSRQAVYGYDQRVEVFGSKGCVAIANDHPNTAVVSTAEGIISDKPLHFFLERYMVAYADESKQFIDSLIHGTALPVTGEDGLQAERIALAAKLSCKLNRSIKLAELDELLLQSATQ; encoded by the coding sequence ATGTCAAAAGTGAAAATCGGCATCATCGGCGCTGGCCGAATTGGTAAAATACACGCGGAAAATCTGCTTAAGCATCCGGAAGTCGAGATCGTTGGCGTCAGCGATCTGTTCGCCGGACCGGAGCTTGAAGCTTGGGCGGCGGCAAAGGGCATTGGCCTTTTGTCCAAAGATTCCGATGCGATTATCGGGCATCCGGATATCGATGCTATCTTTATTTGCTCCTCCACCGATACGCATGTGCCGCTGATCAAGCAGGCGGCGCAAGCCGGCAAGCATATTTTCTGCGAGAAGCCGGTCAGCATGTCCGTCTTGGAAACGGCTGAAGCGATTAAAGCGGTGAAGGAAGCCGGGGTTAAGCTGCAGATCGGATTCAACCGCCGCTTCGATCATAACTTCAAGCGGGTAAGAGAGCATGTGGAAGCGGGAACCATCGGGGATTTGCATATCGTAAAGATTACTTCCCGCGATCCGAATCCGCCGTCCAAGGAATACATTAAAGTTTCCGGCGGATTGTTTATGGACATGGCCATTCACGATTTCGATATCGCGCGTTTCGTATCGGGCAGCGAGGTTGTGGAAGTATTCGCGCAAGGCAGCGTCCTCGTAGATCCCGTATTTGAAGAATGCGGCGATATCGATACCGCGATTGTTACTTTGAAGTTCGCAAACGGCGCTCTTGGCGTCATCGATAACAGCCGCCAGGCTGTGTATGGCTACGATCAACGCGTTGAAGTATTCGGTTCCAAAGGCTGCGTTGCGATTGCCAACGACCATCCGAATACGGCTGTTGTGAGCACGGCGGAGGGAATTATCTCCGACAAACCGCTGCATTTCTTCCTGGAACGTTATATGGTTGCTTACGCGGATGAGTCGAAGCAGTTTATCGACAGTCTGATTCACGGCACGGCACTGCCGGTAACCGGAGAAGACGGATTGCAGGCAGAACGGATCGCGCTTGCCGCGAAGCTGTCCTGCAAGCTGAACCGATCGATCAAGCTGGCAGAGCTGGACGAATTGCTGTTGCAGTCTGCCACACAATAA